In Saccharomonospora marina XMU15, one genomic interval encodes:
- a CDS encoding amidohydrolase family protein, producing the protein MTGDVGTIVDTHLHLWDLQVSEYGWLPRGSPLHATFTAEQAKAELDEAGIGSAILVQAEDSARDTEFMLRQAEAQPWITGVVGWIKLDEPGTAQRQLDNLLPHPAFRGVRHLVHDDPRADFLAMPKVRRSLSLLADHRVPFDVPDAWPRHLAATTELATALPALRIVLDHLGKPPRGDREGFAAWREAIAELARRPNTVAKVSGLQLAGQPLTVSALRPAWETALEHFGPGRLMYGGDWPMTVPHGGYQPMWQVLSELIGELAPTERARLLHATAHAVYGPREVAR; encoded by the coding sequence ATGACCGGCGACGTCGGCACCATTGTGGACACCCACCTGCACCTGTGGGACCTGCAGGTGAGCGAGTACGGCTGGCTGCCCCGTGGCAGCCCGCTGCATGCCACCTTCACCGCCGAGCAGGCGAAAGCGGAACTGGACGAGGCCGGGATCGGCTCGGCGATCCTGGTGCAGGCCGAGGACTCCGCTCGTGACACCGAGTTCATGCTGCGGCAGGCCGAGGCGCAGCCGTGGATCACCGGTGTGGTCGGCTGGATCAAGCTCGACGAGCCGGGAACCGCACAACGCCAGCTGGACAATCTGCTGCCACATCCGGCGTTTCGAGGGGTTCGGCACCTGGTGCACGACGACCCGCGCGCCGACTTCCTCGCCATGCCGAAGGTCAGGCGCTCGCTGTCGCTGCTTGCCGATCACCGGGTGCCCTTCGACGTGCCGGACGCGTGGCCGAGGCACCTGGCCGCCACCACCGAACTCGCCACCGCACTTCCCGCACTTCGGATCGTGCTGGATCACCTCGGTAAGCCACCACGCGGCGACCGCGAGGGCTTCGCGGCGTGGCGCGAGGCGATCGCCGAACTGGCCCGGCGCCCCAACACCGTGGCCAAGGTGTCGGGACTGCAACTGGCAGGCCAGCCACTGACCGTGAGCGCGCTGCGGCCTGCATGGGAAACGGCGCTCGAACATTTCGGCCCCGGCCGGCTGATGTACGGCGGGGACTGGCCGATGACCGTGCCACACGGCGGATACCAGCCGATGTGGCAGGTGCTGAGCGAACTGATCGGCGAGCTCGCCCCCACCGAGCGGGCCCGGCTGCTGCACGCAACGGCACACGCCGTCTACGGCCCCAGGGAGGTCGCGCGATGA
- a CDS encoding aldo/keto reductase produces MLDLGRFSLGTAGLGNLYEPMSDEQAWAVLDAAWECGVRYFDTAPHYGLGLAERRLGAFLATKRRSEFVVSTKVGRLLVPDPAGADRLDLANHYAVPADARRVWDFTSGGVRRCLEESLLRLGMESVDVLYLHDPDEYELAPALEQGLPALAALREEGVVSAIGVGSKSTDALVRAVRYELLDLVLVAGRFTLLEQPALEELIPRCRDHGVAIVNAGVFNSGLLAATWPSADDRYEYGPVPADVLAKARAIAEVCAEHGTDLPTAALAFSLREPLVRTVLTGAAAPDHVRANQRRLATPVPEELWTVLRDKGLTRL; encoded by the coding sequence ATGCTTGACCTCGGCCGCTTCTCGCTCGGCACGGCGGGCCTTGGCAATCTCTACGAGCCGATGTCCGACGAGCAGGCATGGGCGGTGCTCGACGCCGCGTGGGAGTGCGGCGTCCGTTACTTCGACACCGCACCGCACTACGGACTCGGCCTCGCCGAACGCAGGCTCGGCGCGTTCCTTGCCACCAAGCGGCGCTCGGAATTCGTGGTCTCGACGAAGGTGGGCAGGCTGCTGGTGCCCGACCCGGCCGGCGCCGACCGGCTGGACCTGGCCAACCACTATGCGGTTCCCGCGGACGCCCGCAGGGTCTGGGACTTCACATCCGGCGGGGTGCGCCGCTGCCTCGAGGAGTCGCTGCTTCGCCTCGGCATGGAGTCCGTCGACGTGCTCTACCTGCACGACCCGGACGAGTACGAACTGGCACCCGCACTGGAACAGGGCCTGCCCGCACTCGCCGCGCTGCGTGAGGAAGGCGTGGTCTCGGCGATCGGCGTCGGTTCGAAATCCACCGACGCGCTGGTGCGGGCGGTGCGCTACGAGCTGCTCGACCTGGTGCTGGTCGCGGGCCGGTTCACGTTGCTGGAGCAGCCCGCGCTGGAGGAGTTGATTCCGCGCTGCCGCGATCACGGTGTCGCGATCGTGAACGCGGGCGTGTTCAACTCCGGGCTGCTCGCCGCCACCTGGCCGTCGGCCGACGACAGGTACGAGTACGGTCCGGTGCCCGCCGACGTGCTGGCCAAGGCGCGCGCCATCGCCGAGGTCTGCGCCGAGCACGGAACGGACCTGCCCACGGCCGCGCTGGCGTTCTCGCTGCGCGAGCCGCTGGTCCGTACCGTTCTCACCGGCGCGGCCGCGCCCGATCACGTGCGCGCCAACCAGCGGCGGCTGGCCACCCCGGTTCCGGAGGAACTGTGGACCGTACTGCGGGACAAGGGACTGACGCGGCTATGA
- a CDS encoding enolase C-terminal domain-like protein, giving the protein MARIIALQTHDIRFPTSKTLDGSDAMNPDPDYSASYVRLRTDAADGLEGHGFVFTIGRGNDVQVAALRALEGHLVGRDVAETLDDLGGVWRELVHDSQLRWLGPEKGIMHMAIGAAVNALWDLKAKRAGVPLWRLLSSLSPEEIVDLIDFRYLTDALTREDALALLRSAEPGRAERETRLLAQGYPAYTTTPGWLGYDDDKLAKLCREAIEQGFTHIKLKVGADLDDDLRRLRIARDICGPDIKIAVDANQRWDVAEAIRWTKALARFDIAWVEEPTSPDDVLAHAAIAKAVAPVPVATGEHIANRVVFKQLLQSGGLSVLQLDATRVAGVNENIAILLLAAKFGVPVCPHAGGVGLCEAVQHLAMFDFVAVSGSLDGRVIEFVDHLHEHFVTPVDVRGGRYLAPAAPGAGTEMYPTSIAEYTHA; this is encoded by the coding sequence GTGGCGCGAATCATCGCACTGCAAACGCACGACATTCGGTTCCCGACGTCGAAGACGCTGGACGGATCGGACGCGATGAACCCCGACCCGGACTACTCCGCCAGCTACGTGCGGCTGCGCACCGACGCCGCCGACGGCCTCGAAGGCCACGGCTTCGTCTTCACCATCGGCAGGGGCAACGACGTACAGGTCGCCGCGCTGCGCGCGCTGGAAGGTCACCTCGTCGGCCGCGACGTCGCCGAAACCCTCGACGACCTCGGCGGCGTGTGGCGGGAGTTGGTGCACGACTCCCAACTGCGCTGGCTCGGCCCCGAGAAGGGGATCATGCACATGGCGATCGGCGCAGCGGTGAACGCGCTGTGGGACCTCAAGGCCAAACGCGCCGGGGTTCCGTTGTGGCGGCTGCTTTCGTCGCTCTCGCCGGAAGAGATCGTCGACCTGATCGACTTCCGGTACCTCACCGACGCGCTCACCAGAGAGGACGCGCTGGCCCTGCTGCGGTCGGCCGAACCGGGCCGCGCCGAGCGTGAGACGCGGCTGCTGGCACAGGGCTACCCCGCCTACACCACCACACCGGGCTGGCTCGGCTACGACGACGACAAACTGGCCAAGCTGTGCCGCGAAGCCATCGAGCAGGGCTTCACCCACATCAAGCTCAAGGTGGGTGCCGACCTCGACGACGACCTACGCAGATTGCGCATCGCACGCGACATCTGCGGGCCCGACATCAAGATCGCCGTGGACGCCAACCAGCGCTGGGACGTCGCGGAGGCGATCCGCTGGACGAAGGCACTGGCACGATTCGACATCGCGTGGGTCGAGGAACCGACGAGCCCCGACGACGTGCTCGCGCACGCGGCGATCGCCAAGGCAGTGGCGCCGGTGCCCGTGGCCACCGGAGAGCACATCGCCAACCGGGTGGTGTTCAAGCAACTCCTGCAGTCGGGAGGGCTCAGCGTGCTGCAACTGGACGCCACCCGGGTGGCAGGTGTGAACGAGAACATCGCGATCCTGTTGCTGGCCGCGAAGTTCGGTGTTCCGGTGTGCCCACACGCGGGCGGGGTCGGCCTGTGTGAAGCGGTGCAGCACCTGGCGATGTTCGACTTCGTCGCCGTCTCGGGCAGCCTCGACGGCCGCGTCATCGAGTTCGTCGACCACCTGCACGAGCACTTCGTGACACCCGTCGATGTGCGTGGCGGCCGCTATCTCGCTCCGGCGGCACCGGGTGCAGGCACCGAGATGTACCCGACCTCCATCGCGGAGTACACCCATGCTTGA
- a CDS encoding fumarylacetoacetate hydrolase family protein has protein sequence MKLARFGPQGAERPAVLDRGEVYDLGGLTADVDGAFLASGGIERARTALAQRQLPVLPQQARSRVAAPVARPSAVICVGMNYAEHAAESGSRPPSTPILFLKTPNTVVGPEDPVAIPPGSERTDWEVELGVVIGKRAYRLASVEQSMEHVAGFVIGNDVSERRHQLEDSGGQWSKGKCAPGFMPTGPWLVTPDEVDHTGLRLRSWVNGEPRQDSTTADMVFGVEYLVWHISAYLALEPGDLVMTGTPQGVALSGRFPYLRPGDVVELEIEGLGRQRQRFVAGEQE, from the coding sequence GTGAAGCTCGCCCGGTTCGGACCGCAGGGTGCGGAGCGTCCCGCCGTGCTCGATCGAGGAGAGGTCTACGACCTCGGCGGGCTCACCGCCGACGTGGACGGCGCGTTCCTCGCCTCGGGTGGCATCGAGCGGGCGCGCACAGCGCTGGCGCAGCGGCAGTTGCCGGTGCTGCCGCAGCAGGCGCGGTCACGAGTCGCGGCGCCCGTCGCCAGGCCGAGCGCGGTGATCTGCGTCGGCATGAACTATGCCGAGCACGCCGCCGAGTCGGGCTCGCGGCCGCCGAGCACACCGATCCTGTTCCTCAAGACGCCCAACACCGTCGTCGGTCCCGAGGACCCGGTCGCCATCCCACCCGGCAGCGAGCGCACCGACTGGGAGGTCGAACTGGGCGTGGTCATCGGCAAGCGCGCCTACCGGCTGGCTTCCGTCGAGCAGAGCATGGAACACGTGGCCGGATTCGTCATCGGCAACGACGTCTCCGAGCGGCGACACCAGTTGGAGGACTCCGGCGGGCAGTGGAGCAAGGGCAAGTGCGCCCCGGGCTTCATGCCGACCGGTCCGTGGCTGGTCACCCCCGACGAGGTGGACCACACCGGGCTGCGGTTGCGCAGTTGGGTCAACGGAGAGCCGAGGCAGGACTCCACCACCGCCGACATGGTGTTCGGCGTGGAGTACCTCGTGTGGCACATCAGTGCCTACCTGGCACTCGAACCGGGTGATCTGGTGATGACGGGAACGCCGCAGGGCGTCGCGCTGTCCGGCCGGTTTCCCTACCTGCGGCCGGGCGACGTGGTGGAACTGGAGATCGAGGGCCTCGGCAGGCAGCGGCAACGATTCGTGGCGGGAGAACAGGAGTAG
- a CDS encoding SDR family NAD(P)-dependent oxidoreductase: protein MAEFTGLVAAVTGGASGIGAAVVAELRQRGAEVAALDVSPVDAEGVFGVRADVTDDDSVRAGIAAVVERFGGLDILVNNAGVGAQGTVADNDDAEWLRVLDVNLLGVVRTSRAALPHLRRSKAAAIVNIGSIVATAGLPQRALYSATKGAVTALTRAMAVDHLPEGIRVNCVHPGTADTPWIARLLDAADDPDAERAALRARQPHGRLVAAEEIAHAVAYLAGPLASSTNGVGLAVDGGMQELRPRPRH, encoded by the coding sequence ATGGCCGAGTTCACGGGACTGGTTGCCGCGGTGACCGGTGGCGCATCGGGGATCGGCGCCGCGGTGGTGGCCGAACTGCGGCAGCGGGGTGCCGAAGTCGCGGCACTGGACGTGTCGCCGGTCGATGCCGAGGGCGTCTTCGGTGTGCGCGCCGACGTCACCGACGATGATTCGGTCCGCGCGGGGATCGCCGCCGTGGTGGAGCGGTTCGGCGGCCTGGACATCCTGGTCAACAACGCCGGGGTGGGGGCACAGGGCACGGTCGCCGACAACGACGACGCGGAGTGGCTGCGGGTGCTCGACGTCAATCTGCTCGGCGTGGTGCGGACCAGCCGAGCGGCGCTGCCGCACCTGCGGCGGTCGAAGGCCGCGGCCATCGTGAACATCGGATCAATCGTGGCGACGGCGGGCTTGCCGCAGCGGGCGCTCTACAGCGCCACGAAGGGAGCCGTCACCGCGCTGACCCGGGCGATGGCGGTCGACCACCTCCCGGAGGGTATTCGCGTCAACTGCGTCCATCCCGGAACCGCCGACACACCGTGGATCGCCAGGTTGCTCGACGCCGCCGACGATCCCGACGCCGAGCGGGCGGCGCTGCGCGCGAGGCAACCACACGGCAGGCTGGTCGCTGCCGAAGAGATCGCGCACGCCGTCGCCTACCTCGCCGGCCCACTGGCGTCCTCCACCAACGGTGTGGGGCTGGCCGTGGACGGCGGGATGCAGGAACTGCGGCCGCGCCCACGCCACTGA
- a CDS encoding FadR/GntR family transcriptional regulator: MSVTDDAIEAIKQMIVDGELRPGDRLPREADLADRLGLSRNSLREAVRALSLIHVLDVRQGDGTYVTSLEPALLMDAMGFVVDFHRDDTVLQFLEVRRILEPEATAMAALTMPKHDIDELAVLLDSLGDRPTVEQLVVNDLEFHHRIAAGSGNQVLCSFVDSVSGRTQRARTWRGITQEAAVERTLTEHRAIQRALSDRQPDVARAWATVHIAGVEQWIRQTLVEQI; the protein is encoded by the coding sequence ATGTCGGTCACCGACGACGCGATCGAGGCGATCAAGCAGATGATCGTCGACGGGGAGTTGCGCCCAGGAGACCGGTTGCCGCGCGAGGCCGACCTCGCCGACCGGCTCGGACTGTCACGCAACTCGCTGCGTGAGGCCGTCCGCGCGCTGTCGCTCATTCACGTGCTCGACGTCCGGCAGGGCGACGGCACATACGTGACGAGCCTGGAACCCGCGCTGCTGATGGACGCGATGGGTTTCGTCGTGGACTTTCACCGCGACGACACCGTGCTGCAGTTCCTCGAGGTGCGACGCATCCTCGAACCCGAGGCCACCGCGATGGCCGCACTCACCATGCCCAAGCACGACATCGACGAACTGGCCGTGCTGCTCGACTCGCTCGGCGACCGGCCCACCGTGGAACAGCTGGTGGTCAACGACCTGGAGTTCCATCACCGCATCGCGGCGGGCTCAGGTAACCAGGTGCTGTGCTCGTTCGTCGACAGCGTCTCCGGCCGTACCCAGCGCGCACGCACGTGGCGAGGCATCACACAGGAGGCCGCGGTCGAGCGCACACTCACCGAGCACCGCGCGATCCAGCGGGCGCTTTCGGACCGGCAGCCCGACGTGGCACGGGCGTGGGCGACCGTACACATCGCTGGCGTGGAGCAGTGGATCCGGCAAACCCTGGTGGAACAGATCTGA
- a CDS encoding L-rhamnose mutarotase, with the protein MPQIALHTVLKPGRELDYEALHASIPSDVAAALAEHGVRDWRIWRDGRHLFHLVDVADYKAMRAALRDHPGNMRWQATVGPLHEKADDYSGGDDGIALLWSLAEQLGLGRDRGE; encoded by the coding sequence ATGCCGCAGATCGCCCTGCACACCGTACTGAAGCCAGGAAGGGAGCTGGACTACGAAGCCCTGCACGCCAGCATCCCATCGGATGTCGCGGCGGCGCTTGCCGAACACGGCGTGCGGGACTGGCGGATCTGGCGGGACGGCAGGCACCTGTTCCACCTCGTCGACGTGGCCGACTACAAGGCGATGCGCGCCGCCTTGCGCGACCACCCCGGCAACATGCGCTGGCAGGCCACGGTGGGGCCGCTGCACGAGAAGGCGGACGACTACTCCGGCGGCGACGACGGCATCGCCTTGCTGTGGAGCCTCGCCGAACAGCTCGGCCTCGGCCGCGACCGGGGCGAGTGA
- a CDS encoding MarR family winged helix-turn-helix transcriptional regulator: protein MDRPASDSAPERLRTLPSWLLSQTAVPAHRLVSQRLAAVGARGYHFRLLAALDDFGAASQATLGRRSGIHLSDVVAAVNELAEGGFVRRSPDPSDRRRNVITITEAGRQRLRELADVLATVQDELLAPFSVPEREELVRLLTVLLEHHGRG, encoded by the coding sequence ATGGACAGACCGGCCTCGGATTCCGCGCCCGAACGCCTGCGAACACTGCCGAGTTGGCTGCTCTCCCAGACCGCGGTGCCCGCGCACCGGCTGGTGTCGCAACGACTCGCCGCGGTGGGCGCGCGTGGCTACCATTTCCGCCTGTTGGCCGCCCTCGACGATTTCGGCGCCGCCAGCCAGGCCACGCTGGGACGGCGAAGCGGTATCCACCTCAGTGATGTGGTCGCCGCCGTCAACGAACTCGCCGAAGGCGGCTTCGTGCGGCGTAGCCCGGATCCGTCCGACCGCCGCCGCAACGTCATCACGATCACCGAGGCGGGCAGGCAGCGCCTGCGCGAGCTGGCGGACGTGCTCGCCACCGTGCAGGACGAGTTGCTGGCACCGTTTTCCGTGCCGGAACGCGAGGAGTTGGTGCGGCTGCTCACCGTGCTGCTCGAGCACCACGGACGAGGCTGA
- a CDS encoding rhodanese-like domain-containing protein, whose product MSDTIPATADVTQVSQLLQNGSGARLIDVRTEAEFNQAHIPGSRHVPLSTLRKNVDELASTPQDHLVLVCAAGPRAEQARQLLQTAGFSRLTVLRGGINAWEQSQAPLHHGSSTWTMERQVRLVAGMLVLIGVLSSLAFEPLKWIAGFVGAGLTFAALSNTCAMAKVLSLLPHNRARRCDC is encoded by the coding sequence GTGTCCGACACGATCCCCGCGACCGCCGACGTCACGCAGGTCAGCCAACTGCTGCAGAACGGTTCGGGCGCGCGACTGATCGACGTCCGGACGGAGGCCGAGTTCAACCAGGCGCACATCCCCGGCTCCCGCCACGTACCGCTGTCGACGCTGCGCAAGAACGTGGATGAACTGGCGAGCACGCCGCAGGACCACCTGGTGCTGGTTTGCGCGGCCGGGCCTCGAGCCGAGCAGGCCCGGCAACTGCTGCAGACGGCCGGGTTCAGCAGGCTCACCGTGCTGCGTGGTGGAATCAACGCCTGGGAGCAGAGCCAGGCACCGCTGCACCACGGAAGCTCGACCTGGACGATGGAGCGTCAGGTCCGCCTCGTCGCGGGCATGCTCGTGCTCATCGGTGTGTTGTCGAGCCTGGCGTTCGAGCCGCTGAAGTGGATCGCCGGGTTCGTCGGCGCCGGACTGACCTTCGCCGCGCTGAGCAACACCTGCGCGATGGCCAAGGTGCTGTCCTTGCTGCCGCACAACCGCGCGAGGCGCTGCGACTGCTGA
- a CDS encoding sensor histidine kinase: MSGSSGRKPGISLKARVLAIALVPSFVLLAAGVGFNTYALIEAVQKRDTAELLADGYNMAVPFMPAMSEERRASLAVVANPSQRNKAALAQARQGMDQLMSRFSSISSQVADAMPQRAKEAITRFVSAMPRMMELRQNVDSGRISRLQVYQAFNQIADAMIVAADSIGRDSTDKETALYRSTASDLMRISDWLVRSNSLAAASMQGGGMTRAELEEFSSLTRAYRAELASVGSRLPDEEQRQLQELQNSPQWQQLGRMETALVTQGFVEFDEQAQILGYVDPAGQFDPTASDVELPLSDQEWQAAARESATELSSMGLGELGTAAAAMEKEAAEDQLTRSVLIAVASLVLALAVLLLAMRMGNSVVRRLRRLRDDTLRADERLPSVVQRIRDGEPVDVSEEVPELHVGYDEIGEVADAFNKAQQTAVNAAVQEAQLREGTNAVFLNIARRSQAVVQRQLQVLDKAERAVEDPDQVELLFQLDHLSTRERRNAENLIILGGGQLGRQWRDGARLIDVVRSAVSETSQYNRVNIGRIPDMTLVGRAVADVIHLLAELVDNAIEFSPPGSRIEVRSNPVGKGTVIEVEDQGIGIDLEDREDYNAMFREPPDFSVMALTQDSRIGFFVVAKLAHEHGIKITLLESIYGGVRAVVLLPTNLTAVEAATQDSDPADDDATLRAIPRVPAAAGVSNGQSSLFAEHQGNGKVAHPGAEPSTNGAGEAHVDEEFRTRRRPGAQPPPQAPQQVPPQPQGPPQHQAPQHQVPQHQVPQHQVPPPPQPQWPSQSEGDLPPLPRRRRQTHLAPQLQDDPVSDQEPEPEHESAEPDFDQRAAQARNVMSAFQRGTERGRAEEQGPWRP; this comes from the coding sequence ATGAGCGGCTCCAGCGGGCGTAAGCCCGGCATCTCCTTGAAGGCTCGCGTGCTCGCGATCGCGCTGGTCCCGAGCTTCGTGCTGCTGGCCGCGGGGGTCGGGTTCAATACCTACGCACTGATTGAGGCCGTACAGAAACGAGATACCGCGGAACTGCTGGCCGACGGTTACAACATGGCCGTTCCCTTTATGCCGGCCATGAGTGAGGAACGCAGGGCGAGCCTCGCCGTAGTGGCCAATCCGTCGCAGCGCAACAAAGCAGCCCTCGCGCAGGCACGGCAAGGCATGGATCAGCTGATGTCGCGGTTCAGCAGCATCTCCTCGCAGGTGGCGGATGCGATGCCGCAGCGCGCGAAGGAGGCGATCACCAGATTCGTCTCCGCCATGCCGCGCATGATGGAGCTGAGGCAAAACGTCGACAGCGGCAGGATCTCGCGGTTGCAGGTGTACCAGGCGTTCAACCAGATCGCCGATGCGATGATCGTCGCGGCGGACTCCATCGGCCGCGACTCCACGGACAAGGAAACGGCCCTCTACCGCTCCACCGCCTCCGACCTGATGCGGATCTCCGACTGGCTGGTGCGTAGCAACTCGCTGGCGGCCGCCTCGATGCAGGGCGGCGGCATGACCAGGGCAGAGCTGGAGGAATTCAGCTCGCTCACGCGCGCCTATCGTGCCGAGTTGGCCTCCGTCGGCAGCAGGCTGCCCGACGAGGAGCAGCGACAACTCCAGGAGTTGCAGAACTCCCCGCAGTGGCAGCAGCTGGGCCGGATGGAGACAGCTCTGGTCACGCAGGGCTTCGTGGAATTCGACGAGCAGGCCCAGATACTTGGTTACGTCGACCCGGCCGGCCAGTTCGACCCGACCGCTTCCGACGTCGAGTTGCCGCTCAGCGACCAGGAGTGGCAGGCGGCGGCGCGGGAGAGCGCGACCGAGCTCAGCAGCATGGGCCTCGGTGAGCTGGGCACGGCCGCGGCGGCGATGGAGAAGGAAGCGGCCGAGGACCAGCTGACCCGCTCGGTGCTCATCGCGGTGGCGAGCCTGGTGCTGGCGCTCGCGGTGCTGTTGCTGGCCATGCGGATGGGCAACAGCGTCGTGCGGCGGCTTCGCAGGCTCCGGGACGACACGCTGCGAGCCGACGAGCGACTGCCCTCGGTCGTGCAGCGAATCAGGGACGGCGAGCCGGTCGACGTCTCCGAAGAGGTTCCCGAACTGCACGTCGGATACGACGAGATCGGCGAGGTGGCCGATGCGTTCAACAAGGCACAGCAGACCGCTGTCAACGCCGCCGTGCAGGAGGCGCAGCTGCGGGAAGGCACCAACGCGGTGTTCCTCAACATCGCGCGTCGCAGCCAGGCCGTCGTGCAGCGCCAGTTGCAGGTGCTGGACAAGGCAGAGCGTGCCGTGGAGGACCCTGACCAGGTGGAGCTGCTGTTCCAGCTCGACCACCTGAGTACCCGCGAGCGGCGCAACGCCGAGAACCTGATCATCCTCGGCGGCGGCCAGCTCGGCCGTCAGTGGCGGGACGGCGCGAGGCTCATCGACGTGGTCCGCAGCGCGGTGTCGGAGACCTCGCAGTACAACCGCGTGAACATCGGCCGCATCCCTGACATGACTCTGGTCGGCCGAGCGGTGGCGGACGTCATCCACCTGCTGGCCGAGCTGGTGGACAACGCCATCGAGTTCTCGCCCCCCGGTTCCCGCATCGAGGTGCGGAGCAACCCGGTGGGCAAGGGCACTGTCATCGAGGTCGAGGACCAGGGCATCGGCATCGATCTGGAGGACCGCGAGGACTACAACGCGATGTTCCGCGAGCCGCCGGACTTCAGCGTGATGGCGCTCACCCAGGACTCGCGCATCGGCTTCTTCGTGGTGGCGAAGCTGGCGCACGAGCACGGGATCAAGATCACGTTGCTCGAGTCCATCTACGGGGGCGTGCGGGCGGTGGTGCTGCTGCCCACCAACCTCACCGCCGTGGAGGCGGCCACGCAGGACAGTGACCCGGCCGACGACGACGCCACCCTGCGTGCCATCCCTCGGGTTCCGGCCGCCGCGGGCGTATCCAACGGCCAGTCGTCGCTGTTCGCCGAACACCAGGGCAACGGCAAGGTGGCACATCCCGGCGCCGAGCCGAGCACGAACGGCGCGGGGGAGGCTCACGTGGACGAAGAGTTCCGGACGAGGCGCAGGCCCGGGGCTCAGCCACCGCCACAGGCACCGCAGCAGGTACCGCCGCAGCCACAGGGGCCGCCGCAGCACCAGGCGCCGCAACACCAGGTGCCGCAACACCAGGTGCCGCAACACCAGGTGCCGCCGCCGCCCCAACCGCAGTGGCCGTCGCAATCGGAGGGTGACCTGCCACCGCTGCCGAGACGCCGAAGGCAAACCCATCTGGCGCCACAGTTGCAGGACGACCCGGTATCCGACCAGGAACCGGAGCCCGAGCACGAGTCGGCAGAGCCCGACTTCGATCAACGGGCGGCGCAGGCGCGCAATGTAATGAGCGCGTTCCAGCGAGGAACGGAACGTGGCCGCGCCGAGGAACAGGGCCCGTGGCGTCCATAG
- a CDS encoding roadblock/LC7 domain-containing protein, translated as MTTTVDLSWLLDDFVRRVVGIDHAVVLSTDGLLLGRSHSLTEEEAEHLSAVASAFQSLSRGTARHFHGGEVRQTLVEMDEAFLFVTAAGRGACLAALTNAQPDLGLVAYEMNRLVKRVGATLSAAPRTPAQEAARGSTSP; from the coding sequence ATGACGACAACGGTTGATTTGAGCTGGCTGCTCGACGACTTCGTCCGCAGGGTGGTCGGAATCGACCACGCTGTGGTCCTCTCGACAGACGGCCTGCTGCTCGGCCGTTCGCACAGCCTGACGGAGGAGGAGGCCGAGCACCTGTCGGCCGTGGCGTCGGCTTTCCAGAGCCTGTCCCGTGGCACGGCGCGGCACTTCCACGGCGGCGAGGTACGGCAGACGCTGGTGGAGATGGACGAGGCCTTCCTGTTCGTCACGGCTGCAGGCCGTGGCGCGTGCCTGGCGGCGTTGACGAACGCGCAGCCCGACCTGGGGCTGGTGGCCTACGAGATGAACCGGCTCGTGAAGCGGGTCGGTGCGACGCTGTCCGCGGCGCCGCGGACCCCCGCCCAGGAAGCAGCACGAGGTAGCACATCGCCATGA